Proteins from a single region of Primulina tabacum isolate GXHZ01 chromosome 5, ASM2559414v2, whole genome shotgun sequence:
- the LOC142547490 gene encoding LOW QUALITY PROTEIN: protein NLP9 (The sequence of the model RefSeq protein was modified relative to this genomic sequence to represent the inferred CDS: inserted 1 base in 1 codon): protein MDGAASLDNSVPVWNLEESFGNVAELMNFDAYDGCCDGPNTLSDVVDPLNLGLFEESYGVERGMITTREADLFFREVKTMFQSQTVDDVDAISNPNHASANVDHFTIPRPPRQSLAEKMIQAVLLAKGWSGEGILAQVWVPSKNGDHYILSTREQPYLLDEKLSGYRDVSRSFTFTAESNPDFFPGLPGRVFTSMIPEWTSNVMYYSEAEYLRVQYAADHKVRGTIALPVFEEDCLEGPCCAVLELVTMKEPPDFDSEMENVCRALKVVSLRSSVPPRLNSQSLSKNRQLALAEITDVLRSICHTHHLPLVLTWIPCIYTKEAGIETLRVRGAGHNMIPYEKYILCVEDTVCYANDRSMQGFLHSCSKHHLEEGQGIVGRAIQSNRPVFHPDVKDYLINEYPLVHHARKFGLNAAVAIRLRSTHTGNDDYVLEFFLPVDIKGTTDQQLLLDNLSSTMQRMCKSLRTVSEVELLGPEGDLKVGVRDGEIKDIRVIALSMSVQQSLGNLNSVDRVPQSVFESNNAEIGANDPSKQAMLEPIRPMEKKRSTGEKHISLSVLQQHFSGSLKDAAKSIGVCPTTLKRICRQHGIARWPSRKINKVNRSLKKIQSVLDSVQGLEGGLKFDATTGVLVSVGSVTKNIDMGKCLPFTGKNISAAQSESVIPNAMPEPLTSFITSEDTRVKVEEECLADENWLAELNALYASSLMGECTTEEPXYPNLDKSRIAALDTWTSRPASLSTTPWMTSPKGMADSFLSKEVCDRWEQEFSCMKPETSEFKVNAMVDEHSQLSGMTDSSNGSKTMMSGSSTSSGNFGEKTPEKIIEESCGDSGSKITVKAIYKDDIIRFKFKPASGCFELHEEVGKRFNLVMGEFQLRYLDDEEEWVMLLNDSDFQECIEMSSFLGTRTVKFLVRDSSTSFMGSFGSS, encoded by the exons ATGGATGGTGCTGCATCCTTGGATAACAGTGTGCCGGTCTGGAATTTGGAGGAGTCGTTTGGTAACGTTGCAGAGCTGATGAATTTTGATGCATATGATGGATGTTGTGATGGCCCCAACACGTTATCGGATGTCGTAGATCCTCTTAATTTGGGGCTTTTCGAGGAATCGTATGGGGTTGAACGTGGAATGATCACCACGAGGGAGGCTGATTTGTTCTTTAGGGAAGTTAAAACGATGTTTCAATCACAAACGGTTGATGATGTTGATGCAATATCGAATCCGAATCATGCATCGGCTAATGTAGATCATTTTACGATCCCGAGGCCTCCAAGGCAGTCACTGGCCGAGAAAATGATTCAAGCAGTGCTTCTTGCTAAGGGGTGGTCTGGTGAGGGTATTTTGGCCCAAGTTTGGGTTCCATCGAAGAACGGTGACCACTACATCTTGAGTACCCGTGAACAACCTTATTTACTTGACGAAAAGCTGTCTGGATATCGTGATGTCTCTAGGTCATTTACTTTCACGGCGGAATCAAATCCGGATTTCTTTCCAGGACTTCCTGGCCGTGTTTTTACCTCTATGATACCGGAGTGGACTTCAAATGTTATGTACTACAGTGAGGCCGAATACTTGCGAGTGCAATATGCTGCTGATCATAAAGTGAGAGGAACTATTGCTTTACCTGTTTTTGAAGAGGATTGCCTTGAAGGACCCTGTTGCGCTGTGCTAGAATTGGTTACGATGAAGGAGCCGCCCGATTTTGATTCAGAGATGGAAAATGTTTGCCGTGCTCTGAAG GTGGTGAGTTTAAGGAGCAGTGTTCCTCCTCGACTTAATTCCCAG TCTCTCTCAAAGAATCGACAGTTAGCCTTAGCGGAGATTACTGATGTTCTACGTTCTATCTGCCACACACATCATTTGCCTCTGGTGTTAACCTGGATTCCTTGTATTTACACCAAAGAGGCTGGTATTGAAACACTACGTGTACGAGGTGCAGGACATAATATGATTCCAtacgaaaaatatattttgtgtgTTGAGGACACCGTCTGTTATGCGAATGATAGATCCATGCAGGGATTTTTGCATTCATGCTCGAAGCATCACCTCGAGGAAGGTCAAGGGATAGTAGGGAGAGCCATTCAATCAAATCGCCCTGTTTTTCACCCGGATGTCAAGGATTACCTTATAAATGAGTATCCACTCGTTCATCATGCCCGTAAATTTGGCCTAAACGCAGCTGTTGCTATTAGACTAAGAAGTACTCATACTGGTAATGATGACTATGTATTGGAGTTCTTTCTACCTGTTGACATTAAAGGGACTACAGACCAACAACTCTTGCTGGATAACCTTTCAAGTACCATGCAAAGGATGTGCAAGAGTTTGAGGACTGTTTCTGAAGTTGAATTACTTGGACCGGAAGGGGATTTGAAGGTTGGGGTACGAGACGGAGAAATAAAAGATATACGAGTAATTGCTTTATCAATGAGTGTTCAGCAGTCGCTTGGGAATCTAAATTCTGTTGATAGGGTACCTCAAAGTGTATTTGAATCGAATAATGCAGAAATAGGAGCTAACGATCCTTCCAAGCAG GCGATGCTCGAACCAATTCGACCGATGGAGAAGAAACGAAGCACTGGTGAGAAGCACATCAGTTTAAGTGTTCTACAACAACACTTCTCTGGGAGCCTTAAAGATGCTGCAAAGAGTATTGGTG TCTGTCCCACTACTCTCAAAAGGATATGTAGACAACATGGCATCGCGAGATGGCCATCTCGAAAGATAAATAAGGTGAACCGTTCTTTGAAGAAAATACAAAGCGTGCTTGACTCTGTCCAAGGTTTAGAAGGAGGTTTGAAGTTTGATGCAACCACAGGAGTGCTTGTATCTGTCGGCTCTGTGACAAAAAACATTGATATGGGAAAATGTTTACCCTTCACTGGTAAAAATATTTCCGCTGCGCAGTCGGAATCAGTTATCCCAAACGCAATGCCGGAACCCTTGACATCTTTCATTACCTCTGAGGATACTAGAGTAAAAGTTGAAGAAGAGTGTCTTGCAGACGAGAACTGGCTGGCAGAATTAAATGCTCTCTATGCAAGTTCTTTAATGGGAGAGTGTACAACCGAAGAAC CCTACCCAAATTTAGATAAGTCTAGAATAGCTGCGTTAGATACGTGGACATCAAGGCCAGCTAGTCTAAGTACAACGCCATGGATGACTTCTCCAAAGGGTATGGCAGATTCTTTCCTATCGAAAGAAGTGTGCGATAGATGGGAACAAGAATTCAGTTGCATGAAACCCGAAACCTCTGAGTTCAAAGTCAACGCTATGGTAGATGAACATAGCCAATTGTCAGGCATGACAGACTCATCAAACGGGTCGAAAACAATGATGAGTGGCAGTTCCACTAGCTCGGGAAATTTTGGTGAAAAAACCCCTGAAAAGATCATTGAAGAAAGTTGTGGAGACAGCGGCTCTAAAATCACAGTTAAAGCTATTTACAAAGACGACATAATTCGGTTTAAATTCAAGCCTGCATCTGGATGTTTTGAACTGCATGAAGAAGTGGGAAAGAGGTTCAACCTGGTGATGGGGGAATTCCAGCTCAGGTATCTCGACGACGAAGAGGAATGGGTGATGCTGCTAAATGATTCAGATTTTCAAGAATGTATTGAAATGTCAAGTTTTCTTGGCACTCGCACCGTGAAGTTCTTGGTTCGTGATTCGTCTACTTCCTTCATGGGAAGCTTTGGCAGCAGCTAA